The Pleomorphomonas sp. T1.2MG-36 DNA segment TCTGGGGGGGGCTTCTCAAGACGGCGGGCGCCATTTTCCTGTCGCCGGCCTTCGGCTTCTTCCTTGCGTTGATGCTGGTGCTGGCCGTGTCCTGGACCTTCGTCAAACGGACGCCCTTTGCCGTCGACAAAACCTTCCGGCACCTGCAGTTCGTTTCCGCCTCGCTCTACTCCCTGGGCCACGGCGGTAACGACGCGCAGAAGACCATGGGCATCATCGCCGTGCTGCTCTACTCGCAGGGCTATCTCGGCGGCGAGTTCTACGTGCCGTTCTGGGTGGTGATCGCCTGCCAGTCGGCCATGGCGCTCGGAACGCTGATGGGCGGCTGGCGCATCGTACACACCATGGGCTCGAAGATCACCCGCCTGAACCCGATGCAGGGCTTCTGCGCCGAAACCGGCGGCGCCATCACGCTGTTCATCGCCACGCATTTCGGCATCCCCGTGTCGACGACCCACACGATCACCGGCGCCATCGTCGGCGTCGGCGCCGCCCGTCGCGTGTCGGCCGTCCGTTGGGGCATCGCCGGCAACATCGTCATCGCCTGGATCATCACGATGCCGGCCGGCGCCGCCATCGCTGCCTGCTCCTACTGGCTGGTCGACCTGTTCGTCTGATCGGCATCGGCCTCCTCCGTCCGCCGCGCGTCCGGCGGACGGGGTGGCAAAACAAGCGTGACCAGGGTGAAGCTGACGAACAGCAGCAGGTACCACGATCCCATCTTGCCGAGCGACACGAGGTGCCAGGCCCGCTGTCCGGGATAGAGCCAGGTGCCGGTGAAGGTTCCTACGTTCTCGGCCACCCACATGAAGAAGCTGGTCAGAACGGCGGCGACAACGAGCGGCATCCAGCGCGGTGTCCGATCGACCGTGTAGTAGATCCTCACCCGCCCGTAGAGAAGCAGCGTTGCCGCGAACAGAAACCAGCGGGTATCGAAAAAGAAGTGATGCCCAAAGAAGTTGGCATAGATTGCCAGCGCGAGGGCAATGGTCAGGGAGAGCGGCGGGAAACGGGTGAAGCGCATGTCGAAAACCCGGATCGCACGCGCCATGTAGCTGCCGACCGAACCGTACATGAAGCCCGAAAACAACGGAACGCCGGCCATGGCCACCTCGGCCGGCTCGGGATAGTTCCATGATCCCATATGGACCTTGAAGATCTCCATGGCGGTGCCGACGACATGGTAGACGGTGATGACCTTCACCTCGGAAAGGCTCTCGAGGCGAAATGCCAGCATCAGAATCTGGACCGTCAGCGCAAAGGCAAAAAGGGCATCGTAGCGATGGATCGGCCACTCCGCCGACCAGAGATATTTCGTGGCGATCAGCGCCGCCAGCATCACCCCGCCGAACAGGCAGGCCCAAGCCTGCTTCAGGCCGAACAGCACAAACTCCGCGATCGGTAACGGCAGACGCGCCAGAAGGCGCCTCAAGGCCAGACGAAGCGGCTCCAGCAGTGGGCCGGTTGCGTGCTCCGACGCAGGAAGAATGGCTGCCTCCGACATAAAAACGCCGACGAAGAGGTCTCTCCGTCGGCGCAAACTCGAAATGAGCAGGCGTCAGGCCGCGTCGGCCGCCACGACGACCGAAATGATCTTGTCGGGATCGCGCACGGGTTCGCCACGCTTGATCTTGTCGACGTTCTCCATGCCCTCGATGACCTTGCCCCACACCGTGTACTGCTTGTCCAGGAAGCGGGCGTCGTCGAAGCAGATGAAGAACTGCGAGTTGGCGGAGTTGGGGTTCATGGCGCGAGCCATGGACACCGTGCCGCGCACGTGCGGCTCGGCATTGAACTCCTGATTGAGGTCGGGATACTTCGAACCGCCGGTACCGGTGCCGTGCGGGCAACCGGTCTGAGCCATGAAGCCCTCGATCACCCGATGGAACACGATGCCATCGTAGAACTTCTCGCGTACCAGCTTCTTGATATGGGCCACATGGTTGGGCGCAAGATCCGGCCGCATCTCGATGACGACGGTGCCCTTGCTGGTTTCCATGACGAGGGTGTTCTCGGGATCCTTGATATCGGCCACGCGGGCCTCCTTTCGGTCTGTTTGCCGGCAGCGCTCTTAGCACGGACGGACGGGAAGTACGATCGATCAGTTGGGATTGGAAGCGAGACGCGCCTTGACGATCTTGTCGGGATCGGCCGGGGGTTCACCGCGATTGATCTTGTCGACCACGTCCATGCCGTCGGTTACCTGCCCCCAGACGGTGTACTGGCCGTCGAGGAAGCCGCCGTCATCGAACATGATGAAGAACTGCGAGTTGGCGCTGTTGGGGTCTTGGGAACGCGCCATGCCGACGGCACCGCGCCCAAAGTGCGCCTTGGAGAACTCGGCCGGAATGTCGGGCAGGTCGGAACCGCCCATTCCGGTCCCCGTGGGATCACCGGTCTGGGCCATGAACCCCTCGATCACCCGGTGAAAGATGATGCCGTCGTAGAAGTGCTTGCCGACCAGCGTCTTGATCTGCGCGACGTGCTTGGGGGCGAGATCTGGCCGAAGTTCGATGGTCACCTTGCCCTTGCTGGTTTCCAGAATCAGCGTGTTATCCGGCGAGGCGGCCCAGGCACCGGTGGACAAAACTCCGCTTGCCAGCACGATGCCGGTGGCGGCGAGCGCCGCGAGAAAGGTCCTGCGGATCACATCGATCTCCCTGTATGCTGTTGTGGCCGTTCAGCCGGCCGGGTAGCGGGCGCGGAGTTTCTCCGCCACCTGCGGCGGAACAAAGGCGGTAACGTCGCCGCCCAACCGGGCAATCTGCTTGACGAGGCTCGATGCGACGTGACGAACGCCCGAGGAAGCCCCGAAGTAAACCGTGTCGATCTCCGGCGCCATGGCCGCGTTCATCCCCGCCATGCCCACCTCGACGTCGAGATCCGAGCTGTTGCGAATGCCGCGAACGATCACGCGCGCCTGATGCCGCCGGGCAATGTCGACGACGAGACAGTCGAAGGTGACCACCTCGATCAGCCCACCGGTCCGATAGGCGATCGCGGCCACCAGTTCGCGCAGCATGGCCTCGC contains these protein-coding regions:
- a CDS encoding inorganic phosphate transporter, encoding MMETLALPLLVGLIGIALLFDFLNGLHDAANSIATIVSTRVLRPQYAVFWAAFFNFIAFLFFGLHVATTLGKGIIDPSIVTPHVVFAALMGAIIWNVVTWLAGIPSSSSHALVGGLVGAGLAKTGFSAIVWGGLLKTAGAIFLSPAFGFFLALMLVLAVSWTFVKRTPFAVDKTFRHLQFVSASLYSLGHGGNDAQKTMGIIAVLLYSQGYLGGEFYVPFWVVIACQSAMALGTLMGGWRIVHTMGSKITRLNPMQGFCAETGGAITLFIATHFGIPVSTTHTITGAIVGVGAARRVSAVRWGIAGNIVIAWIITMPAGAAIAACSYWLVDLFV
- a CDS encoding DUF817 domain-containing protein, producing the protein MSEAAILPASEHATGPLLEPLRLALRRLLARLPLPIAEFVLFGLKQAWACLFGGVMLAALIATKYLWSAEWPIHRYDALFAFALTVQILMLAFRLESLSEVKVITVYHVVGTAMEIFKVHMGSWNYPEPAEVAMAGVPLFSGFMYGSVGSYMARAIRVFDMRFTRFPPLSLTIALALAIYANFFGHHFFFDTRWFLFAATLLLYGRVRIYYTVDRTPRWMPLVVAAVLTSFFMWVAENVGTFTGTWLYPGQRAWHLVSLGKMGSWYLLLFVSFTLVTLVLPPRPPDARRTEEADADQTNRSTSQ
- a CDS encoding peptidylprolyl isomerase; protein product: MKDPENTLVMETSKGTVVIEMRPDLAPNHVAHIKKLVREKFYDGIVFHRVIEGFMAQTGCPHGTGTGGSKYPDLNQEFNAEPHVRGTVSMARAMNPNSANSQFFICFDDARFLDKQYTVWGKVIEGMENVDKIKRGEPVRDPDKIISVVVAADAA
- a CDS encoding peptidylprolyl isomerase, yielding MDVIRRTFLAALAATGIVLASGVLSTGAWAASPDNTLILETSKGKVTIELRPDLAPKHVAQIKTLVGKHFYDGIIFHRVIEGFMAQTGDPTGTGMGGSDLPDIPAEFSKAHFGRGAVGMARSQDPNSANSQFFIMFDDGGFLDGQYTVWGQVTDGMDVVDKINRGEPPADPDKIVKARLASNPN
- the coaD gene encoding pantetheine-phosphate adenylyltransferase; the encoded protein is MTTALYAGSFDPVTYGHLDVIERASRLFDRLVVAVGIHHEKKGEFDAAEREAMLRELVAAIAYRTGGLIEVVTFDCLVVDIARRHQARVIVRGIRNSSDLDVEVGMAGMNAAMAPEIDTVYFGASSGVRHVASSLVKQIARLGGDVTAFVPPQVAEKLRARYPAG